In Megalobrama amblycephala isolate DHTTF-2021 linkage group LG10, ASM1881202v1, whole genome shotgun sequence, one DNA window encodes the following:
- the LOC125277246 gene encoding N-acylneuraminate-9-phosphatase yields MCNMMENRGVLSIIFDLDNTLVDTAGAGRIAIQKVYELLKSTHVQENHISDICNCFLRKLLHESFDPSEGKTIDDVRIHHWYEALQETQGTDPDPDLASSCYYMWKNTRLQVLTLSPEVRSLLEELQKNYKLLLLTNGDTQTQWEKIEAVRCEDLFSVVVVGGDHPEQKPACSIFTRCFESAGVRPQDCIMVGDSLSADIQGGINAGVRATVWINSDCKSLPQGSVTPDYTVPSVLNLNDVLAELMLK; encoded by the exons ATGTGTAATATGATGGAAAATCGAGGAGTTTTATCGATTATATTTGACTTGGATAACACGCTGGTCGATACAGCTGGCGCAGGACGAATTGCCATTCAGAAg GTATATGAGCTGCTGAAGTCAACACATGTTCAGGAAAACCACATCTCAGACATCTGTAATTGCTTTTTACGAAAGCTTCTTCATGAATCGTTTGACCCATCAGAAGGAAAAACAATAGATGATGTCAGGATCCATCACTGGTATGAAGCCCTACAGGAGACACAGGGCACAGATCCTGATCCAGATCTGGCCAGCAGCTGCTACTACATGTGGAAGAACACACGTTTACAGGTGCTGACTCTGTCTCCTGAGGTTAGATCTCTCCTGGAAGAACTGCAGAAAAATTACAAACTGCTTCTGCTCACCAACGGCGATACTCAGACGCAGTGGGAGAAGATCGAAGCGGTGAGATGCGAGGATCTCTTTAGTGTGGTGGTAGTCGGAGGAGATCATCCTGAGCAGAAACCGGCGTGCTCCATCTTCACTCGCTGCTTCGAGTCTGCGGGAGTTCGGCCACAGGACTGCATCATGGTGGGAGATTCACTCAGTGCAGACATCCAGGGAGGCATTAATGCAGGAGTGCGGGCAACCGTATGGATAAACAGTGACTGTAAATCTCTCCCGCAGGGCTCCGTGACTCCAGACTACACTGTACCTAGTGTGCTCAATCTGAATGATGTTCTAGCTGAACTGATGTTGAAATGA